One genomic region from Paroceanicella profunda encodes:
- the rplD gene encoding 50S ribosomal protein L4 — protein MKADVINFDAASAGEIELADDVFGLEPRADLLQRVVRWQLARRQAGTHKTKTRSEVSYAFKKIYRQKGTGGARHGSKGVAQFRHGGTTKGPVVRSHAHELPKKVRALGLKHALSAKYAAGELVIIDSASMEEAKTAQLRKSLTKLGLEKVLFIDGAEVNENFARAARNLDNVDVLPSQGANVYDILRRTKLVLTKAAVEALEARLK, from the coding sequence ATGAAGGCCGATGTGATCAATTTTGACGCCGCCTCGGCGGGCGAGATCGAGCTCGCCGACGACGTCTTCGGGCTCGAGCCGCGCGCCGACCTGCTGCAGCGCGTCGTGCGCTGGCAGCTGGCCCGGCGCCAGGCGGGAACTCACAAGACCAAGACCCGGTCCGAGGTGAGCTACGCCTTCAAGAAGATCTACCGCCAGAAGGGCACCGGTGGTGCCCGTCACGGTAGCAAGGGCGTGGCGCAGTTCCGCCACGGTGGCACCACGAAGGGGCCGGTCGTGCGCTCGCACGCCCATGAGCTCCCGAAGAAGGTGCGCGCCCTTGGTCTCAAGCACGCCCTGTCTGCGAAATACGCAGCGGGTGAGCTGGTGATCATCGACTCCGCGTCGATGGAAGAGGCCAAGACTGCCCAGCTCCGCAAGAGCCTCACCAAGCTCGGCCTCGAGAAGGTGCTGTTCATCGACGGCGCCGAGGTGAACGAAAACTTCGCCCGTGCGGCACGCAACCTCGACAATGTCGATGTGCTGCCGAGCCAGGGCGCCAACGTCTACGACATCCTGCGTCGCACCAAGCTGGTGCTGACGAAGGCGGCCGTGGAAGCGCTGGAGGCGCGCCTGAAATGA
- the rplC gene encoding 50S ribosomal protein L3, with product MRSGVLAKKLGMTRLFMEDGKQIPVTVLQMENVQVVAQRTAEKDGYSAVQLGAGTIRAKNVSQPMRGHFAKASVEPKRRLAEFRVTPDNLIEVGAEITADHYLAGQKVDIAGTSIGKGFAGAMKRHNFGGLRASHGVSVSHRSHGSTGQCQDPGKVFKGKKMAGHMGAVRVTTQNLEVVRTDVDRGLVMVKGAVPGSKGGWVTIKDAVKTRAPEGLPMPAAIRAAAVADAPVAAPEGGAEE from the coding sequence ATGCGCTCTGGAGTACTCGCAAAGAAGCTGGGCATGACCCGGCTGTTCATGGAGGACGGGAAGCAGATTCCCGTGACCGTCCTTCAGATGGAAAACGTACAGGTCGTCGCGCAGCGTACGGCCGAGAAGGATGGCTACTCCGCTGTTCAGCTCGGTGCCGGCACGATCCGCGCGAAGAATGTCAGCCAGCCGATGCGCGGCCATTTCGCCAAGGCGAGCGTGGAACCGAAGCGTCGCCTGGCCGAGTTCCGCGTGACCCCGGACAACCTCATCGAGGTTGGTGCCGAGATCACCGCCGACCACTACCTTGCCGGCCAGAAGGTCGACATTGCAGGCACCTCGATCGGTAAGGGCTTTGCCGGTGCGATGAAGCGGCACAACTTCGGCGGCCTCCGGGCGTCGCATGGTGTGTCGGTCAGCCACCGTTCGCACGGCTCCACCGGCCAGTGCCAGGACCCCGGCAAGGTGTTCAAGGGCAAGAAGATGGCCGGCCACATGGGCGCCGTGCGCGTCACGACCCAGAACCTGGAAGTCGTGCGCACCGACGTCGATCGCGGCCTGGTCATGGTCAAGGGCGCCGTTCCCGGCTCCAAGGGCGGTTGGGTCACGATCAAGGACGCCGTGAAGACGCGTGCGCCCGAAGGTCTGCCGATGCCTGCCGCCATCCGGGCCGCCGCTGTCGCGGACGCTCCGGTTGCAGCCCCCGAAGGAGGCGCGGAAGAATGA
- the rpsJ gene encoding 30S ribosomal protein S10, giving the protein MQGQNIRIRLKAFDYRVLDASTAEIVSTAKRTGATVRGPIPLPNKIEKFTVLRGPHIDKKSREQFEIRTHKRLLDIVDPTPQTVDALMKLDLAAGVDVEIKL; this is encoded by the coding sequence ATGCAAGGTCAGAACATTCGCATCCGGCTCAAGGCCTTCGACTACCGTGTGCTGGACGCCAGCACTGCGGAGATCGTGAGCACGGCCAAGCGCACGGGTGCAACGGTACGCGGTCCTATCCCGCTGCCGAACAAGATCGAGAAATTCACCGTTCTTCGGGGTCCGCACATCGACAAGAAGAGCCGTGAGCAGTTCGAAATCCGGACGCACAAGCGTCTCCTGGATATCGTTGATCCGACGCCGCAGACCGTGGACGCGCTGATGAAGCTCGACCTCGCTGCCGGCGTTGATGTCGAAATCAAACTCTGA
- the tuf gene encoding elongation factor Tu, which yields MAKAKFERNKPHVNIGTIGHVDHGKTSLTAAITKFFGDFKAYDQIDAAPEEKARGITISTAHVEYETAARHYAHVDCPGHADYVKNMITGAAQMDGAILVVNAADGPMPQTREHILLARQVGVPALVVFLNKVDQVDDEELLELVEMEVRELLSSYDFPGDDIPIIAGSALAALEERNPEIGENKVRELMAAVDEYIPTPDRPIDQPFLMPIEDVFSISGRGTVVTGRVERGVVTVGEEIEIVGIRDTRKTICTGVEMFRKLLDRGEAGDNIGALLRGVDREGVERGQVLCKPGSVKPHTKFEAEAYILTKEEGGRHTPFFTNYRPQFYFRTTDVTGNVELPSGTEMVMPGDNLKFTVTLINPIAMEEKLRFAIREGGRTVGAGVVSKIIE from the coding sequence ATGGCTAAAGCTAAATTCGAGCGGAACAAACCGCATGTGAACATCGGGACGATCGGTCACGTTGACCACGGCAAGACGTCCCTGACCGCGGCGATCACGAAGTTCTTCGGTGACTTCAAGGCGTATGACCAGATCGACGCCGCGCCGGAAGAGAAGGCGCGTGGCATCACGATCTCGACCGCGCATGTGGAATACGAGACCGCGGCGCGCCACTACGCGCATGTGGACTGCCCGGGCCACGCCGACTACGTGAAGAACATGATCACGGGTGCGGCGCAGATGGACGGCGCGATCCTGGTTGTGAACGCGGCTGACGGCCCGATGCCGCAGACCCGCGAGCACATCCTTCTGGCGCGCCAGGTCGGCGTTCCGGCGCTGGTGGTGTTCCTCAACAAGGTCGACCAGGTCGACGACGAGGAGCTGCTGGAGCTGGTGGAGATGGAAGTGCGCGAGCTGCTTTCCTCCTACGACTTCCCGGGCGACGACATTCCGATCATCGCGGGTTCGGCCCTGGCCGCGCTCGAGGAGCGGAACCCGGAAATCGGCGAGAACAAGGTGCGCGAGCTGATGGCGGCCGTGGATGAGTACATCCCGACCCCGGACCGCCCGATCGACCAGCCGTTCCTGATGCCGATCGAGGACGTGTTCTCGATCTCCGGCCGCGGCACGGTCGTGACCGGCCGCGTGGAGCGCGGTGTGGTGACGGTTGGCGAGGAAATCGAGATCGTCGGCATCCGCGACACCCGCAAGACCATCTGCACCGGCGTGGAAATGTTCCGCAAGCTGCTGGACCGCGGAGAGGCGGGCGACAACATCGGCGCGCTGCTGCGCGGTGTCGACCGTGAGGGCGTGGAGCGTGGTCAGGTGCTGTGCAAGCCGGGTTCGGTGAAGCCGCACACCAAGTTCGAGGCGGAAGCCTACATCCTGACCAAGGAGGAGGGTGGCCGTCACACGCCGTTCTTCACCAACTACCGCCCGCAGTTCTACTTCCGGACCACGGACGTGACCGGCAACGTCGAGCTGCCCTCGGGCACCGAGATGGTGATGCCGGGCGACAACCTGAAGTTCACCGTGACCCTGATCAACCCGATCGCGATGGAAGAGAAGCTCCGCTTCGCCATCCGTGAAGGCGGCCGCACCGTCGGCGCAGGCGTGGTCTCCAAGATCATCGAATAA
- the fusA gene encoding elongation factor G, whose product MARDFSLSRYRNFGIMAHIDAGKTTTTERILYYTGKSHKIGEVHDGAATMDWMEQEQERGITITSAATTTFWFRTEDGVNPTGIYGDTPEEAKFRFNIIDTPGHVDFTIEVERSLAVLDGAVCVLDANAGVEPQTETVWRQADRYKVPRIVFVNKMDKIGADFFNCVHMIKDRTGARPMPIQCPIGSETELEGHVDLITMEEWVWEGEDLGATWVHRPIRDELKDKCEEMRAEMIELAVEMDDAVMETYLDGEEPDQATLRRLIRKGTLEMAFVPVLCGSAFKNKGVQPMLNAVIDFLPGPLDVPAYMGFAPGDETETRDIPRSADDGQPFSGLAFKIMNDPFMGTLTFVRIYSGQIAKGGTLLNSTKNKKERIGRMVMMHANKQEEISEAFAGDIIAIAGLKDTTTGDTLCDIAKPVVLETMSFPAPVIEIAIEPKSKADQEKMSLGLQRLAAEDPSFQVYSDPESGQTIMKGMGELHLDILVDRLKREFKVEANIGAPQVAYRETIGHEAEIDYTHKKQSGGSGQFARVKLVIQPTEPGEGYSFVSEIVGGSVPKEYVPGVEKGIKSVMDSGPLAGFPVIDFKVKLIDGAYHDVDSSVLAFEIASRAAMREGLKKAGAKLLEPVMKVEVVTPDEYTGGVIGDLTSRRGQMQGQDTRGNANVVTAFVPLANMFGYINDLRSMSSGRAQFTMQFDHYEPVPANISQEIQAKFA is encoded by the coding sequence ATGGCACGCGACTTCTCCCTGTCACGCTACCGTAACTTCGGCATCATGGCCCACATTGATGCCGGCAAAACCACGACCACCGAGCGTATCCTCTACTACACCGGCAAGAGCCACAAGATCGGCGAGGTGCATGATGGCGCCGCGACGATGGACTGGATGGAGCAGGAGCAGGAGCGCGGGATCACCATCACCTCGGCTGCGACGACCACCTTCTGGTTCCGCACCGAAGACGGCGTGAACCCTACCGGCATCTACGGGGACACCCCGGAAGAGGCGAAGTTCCGCTTCAACATCATCGACACCCCGGGCCACGTGGACTTCACGATTGAAGTCGAGCGTTCGCTCGCCGTGCTCGACGGTGCTGTCTGCGTGCTGGACGCCAATGCCGGCGTGGAGCCGCAGACCGAGACCGTGTGGCGCCAGGCAGACCGCTACAAGGTTCCGCGGATCGTGTTCGTCAACAAGATGGACAAGATCGGCGCGGACTTCTTCAACTGCGTCCACATGATCAAGGACCGCACCGGTGCGCGTCCGATGCCGATCCAGTGCCCGATCGGGTCCGAGACCGAGCTCGAGGGTCACGTCGATCTCATCACCATGGAAGAGTGGGTGTGGGAAGGCGAAGACCTCGGCGCGACCTGGGTTCACCGCCCGATCCGCGACGAGCTCAAGGACAAGTGCGAGGAAATGCGCGCTGAGATGATCGAGCTCGCCGTCGAGATGGACGACGCGGTCATGGAAACCTACCTGGACGGCGAAGAGCCGGACCAGGCGACCCTGCGCCGGCTGATCCGCAAGGGCACGCTGGAGATGGCCTTCGTGCCGGTTCTCTGCGGCTCCGCGTTCAAGAACAAGGGCGTCCAGCCCATGCTCAACGCAGTGATCGACTTCCTGCCGGGCCCGCTCGACGTTCCCGCCTACATGGGCTTCGCCCCGGGCGACGAGACGGAAACCCGCGACATCCCGCGCTCGGCCGACGATGGCCAGCCGTTCTCGGGCCTTGCCTTCAAGATCATGAACGACCCCTTCATGGGGACGCTCACCTTTGTGCGCATCTACTCGGGCCAGATTGCCAAGGGCGGCACTCTCCTGAACTCCACGAAGAACAAGAAAGAGCGCATCGGCCGCATGGTGATGATGCACGCGAACAAGCAGGAGGAAATCTCCGAGGCGTTCGCGGGCGACATCATCGCGATCGCCGGTCTCAAGGACACGACCACCGGTGACACCCTGTGCGACATCGCCAAGCCGGTCGTTCTCGAGACGATGAGCTTCCCGGCTCCGGTGATCGAGATCGCCATCGAGCCGAAGTCGAAGGCCGACCAGGAGAAGATGTCTCTCGGTCTGCAGCGGCTTGCGGCCGAGGACCCGTCCTTCCAGGTCTATTCGGACCCCGAGTCCGGCCAGACCATCATGAAGGGCATGGGCGAACTCCATCTCGACATCCTCGTCGACCGCCTGAAGCGCGAGTTCAAGGTCGAGGCCAACATCGGTGCGCCGCAGGTGGCGTATCGTGAGACCATCGGCCACGAGGCCGAGATCGACTACACCCACAAGAAGCAGTCGGGCGGCTCGGGCCAGTTCGCGCGCGTGAAGCTGGTCATCCAGCCGACCGAGCCGGGCGAGGGCTACAGCTTCGTCTCCGAGATCGTGGGTGGTTCGGTGCCGAAGGAATACGTCCCCGGTGTTGAAAAGGGCATCAAGTCGGTCATGGACTCCGGTCCGCTCGCCGGCTTCCCGGTGATCGACTTCAAGGTGAAGCTGATCGACGGTGCCTACCATGACGTCGACTCGAGCGTTCTCGCGTTCGAAATCGCGTCGCGTGCAGCGATGCGTGAGGGCCTCAAGAAGGCCGGCGCGAAGCTGCTCGAGCCGGTGATGAAGGTCGAGGTCGTGACCCCGGACGAATACACCGGCGGCGTGATCGGCGACCTGACCTCCCGTCGTGGTCAGATGCAGGGGCAGGACACCCGCGGCAACGCGAATGTCGTCACCGCCTTCGTGCCGCTCGCGAACATGTTCGGCTACATCAACGACCTGCGCTCCATGTCCTCGGGCCGCGCGCAGTTCACCATGCAGTTCGACCATTACGAGCCGGTGCCGGCGAACATCTCTCAGGAAATCCAGGCGAAATTCGCGTAG
- the rpsG gene encoding 30S ribosomal protein S7, giving the protein MSRRHRAEKREVLPDAKFGDRVLTKFMNNLMYDGKKSAAERIVYGALERVETKIKRAPVEVFHEALDNIKPSVEVRSRRVGGATYQVPVEVRPERREALAIRWLITASRNRNENTMEERLAGELLDAVNSRGTAVKKREDTHKMADANKAFSHYRW; this is encoded by the coding sequence ATGTCGCGACGCCACCGCGCAGAGAAGCGTGAAGTTCTCCCCGACGCCAAGTTTGGTGATCGGGTGCTCACCAAGTTCATGAACAACCTCATGTACGACGGCAAGAAGTCCGCCGCCGAGCGGATCGTCTACGGTGCCCTCGAGCGCGTCGAGACCAAGATCAAGCGGGCTCCGGTGGAAGTGTTCCACGAGGCCCTCGACAACATCAAGCCGTCGGTGGAAGTGCGCTCCCGCCGCGTCGGTGGTGCCACCTACCAGGTGCCCGTCGAAGTGCGCCCGGAGCGCCGCGAGGCTCTCGCGATCCGCTGGCTCATCACCGCGTCGCGCAACCGCAACGAGAACACGATGGAAGAGCGCCTCGCCGGCGAACTGCTCGACGCCGTGAACTCGCGCGGTACCGCCGTGAAAAAGCGCGAAGACACCCACAAGATGGCCGACGCGAACAAAGCGTTCAGCCATTACCGCTGGTAA
- the rpsL gene encoding 30S ribosomal protein S12 — protein sequence MPTIQQLIRKPRQPRVKRQKSMHLQACPQKRGVCTRVYTTTPKKPNSALRKVAKVRLTNGFEVISYIPGEGHNLQEHSVVLIRGGRVKDLPGVRYHILRGVLDTQGVKNRRQRRSKYGAKRPK from the coding sequence ATGCCGACAATTCAGCAGCTGATCCGCAAGCCGCGGCAGCCCCGAGTGAAGCGTCAGAAATCCATGCACCTGCAGGCTTGCCCGCAGAAGCGCGGTGTCTGCACGCGTGTCTACACCACCACGCCGAAGAAGCCGAACTCGGCCCTTCGCAAGGTTGCCAAGGTGCGCCTGACGAACGGTTTCGAGGTCATCTCCTACATCCCCGGTGAAGGCCACAACCTTCAGGAGCACTCTGTCGTGCTCATCCGCGGCGGTCGTGTGAAGGATCTTCCCGGCGTGCGTTACCACATCCTGCGCGGTGTGCTCGACACGCAGGGCGTGAAGAACCGGCGCCAGCGTCGCTCCAAGTACGGTGCGAAGCGGCCGAAGTGA